From the Desulfovibrio sp. JY genome, one window contains:
- a CDS encoding oligosaccharide flippase family protein, giving the protein MSRALAKALSSQWAATLYAAAVSVGLTFLLGRVLGPAGFGQYTYILTLASLFAILQDGGFTTLIFRETAKAGLVTSTGRPPLMSLAIGHLAATTLFGLCLLPLFSRGERSSLGAAVLYYALFTAAALVSAHLKGHNNFAAEAVWRAVTRTATAICAGLALLVPSPGPTVIFLGLLVGQAIALATPFAKPLAVRPRLAVSREIYAPCLAFLCISAATAIYFRCDIVLLRLLTPDPAEVGNYAAAYRLIEGVIMLATPLAHIFFRKLRVSLDDAQAFKRSFTLMLAVMIGLAAAATIGGLLLGPFILTLAFGHKYAAAIPLLAWLLASLPFILPNYVLTQALVALGRERYYAGVTIAAAGLNIGLNLLLIPLLAAKGAALATIATEAALCAGLALSFVRQGFAAKAGE; this is encoded by the coding sequence ATGAGCCGCGCCCTGGCCAAGGCCCTGTCCAGCCAATGGGCGGCCACGCTTTACGCCGCCGCCGTCTCCGTGGGCCTCACCTTCCTGCTCGGCCGCGTCCTGGGACCGGCCGGCTTCGGCCAGTACACCTACATCCTCACCCTGGCCTCGCTCTTCGCCATTCTCCAGGACGGCGGCTTCACCACGCTCATCTTCCGCGAAACCGCCAAGGCCGGGCTCGTAACGTCCACGGGGCGGCCGCCGCTCATGTCCCTGGCCATAGGACATCTGGCCGCAACGACACTTTTCGGCCTGTGCCTGCTTCCCCTTTTTTCCCGGGGCGAGCGCTCGTCCCTGGGCGCGGCCGTGCTCTACTACGCCCTTTTCACCGCCGCCGCCCTGGTCTCCGCCCACCTCAAGGGCCATAACAATTTCGCCGCCGAGGCCGTCTGGCGCGCCGTCACCCGCACCGCCACCGCCATCTGCGCCGGCCTCGCCCTGCTGGTGCCGTCACCCGGCCCCACCGTCATCTTCCTCGGCCTGCTCGTCGGACAAGCCATCGCCCTGGCCACTCCCTTTGCCAAGCCGCTGGCCGTGCGGCCACGCCTGGCCGTCAGCCGCGAAATCTACGCCCCCTGTCTGGCCTTTCTGTGCATCTCCGCCGCCACGGCCATCTACTTCCGCTGCGATATCGTGCTGCTGCGCCTGCTCACCCCGGACCCGGCCGAGGTCGGCAACTACGCCGCCGCCTACCGCCTCATCGAAGGCGTCATCATGCTGGCCACGCCGCTGGCCCACATCTTTTTCCGCAAACTGCGCGTCTCCCTGGACGACGCCCAGGCCTTCAAGCGTTCCTTCACCCTCATGCTCGCCGTCATGATCGGCCTGGCCGCCGCCGCCACCATCGGCGGGCTTCTCCTCGGCCCGTTCATCCTCACCCTGGCCTTCGGCCACAAATATGCCGCAGCGATCCCCCTGCTCGCCTGGCTGCTCGCCTCCCTGCCCTTCATCCTCCCCAATTACGTCCTCACCCAGGCCCTCGTCGCCCTCGGCCGCGAACGCTACTACGCCGGCGTCACCATCGCCGCCGCCGGCCTCAACATCGGCCTCAACCTGCTTTTGATCCCACTCCTCGCCGCCAAAGGCGCGGCCCTGGCCACCATCGCCACCGAAGCCGCCCTCTGCGCCGGCCTCGCCCTGTCCTTCGTCAGGCAGGGCTTTGCGGCGAAGGCCGGCGAGTAG
- a CDS encoding HAD family hydrolase, translating to MALPAIRDVLLDRDGTIIEERHYLCDPAGVALVPGGGEALGRLVRAGKRLFCVTNQSGIGRGYYTQTHFQAVQKRLVDLLVPFGAKFTETAFCPHAPGDNCACRKPATGLFETLSARHGLDPAATAMIGDAASDIAFGLAFGAAVTILVMTGHGRRDADKLQLPHLSGDVWVLAERQPAWPHVLARDLPAAVAFLLEAETAGTPRP from the coding sequence ATGGCGCTGCCCGCCATTCGCGACGTGCTCCTCGACCGGGACGGCACCATCATCGAGGAACGCCACTATCTCTGCGACCCGGCCGGCGTGGCGCTCGTCCCCGGCGGCGGCGAAGCCCTGGGACGGCTCGTCCGGGCCGGGAAACGGCTTTTTTGCGTCACCAACCAATCCGGCATCGGCCGTGGGTATTATACCCAAACGCATTTCCAGGCTGTCCAAAAGCGACTGGTGGACCTCCTTGTCCCCTTTGGCGCGAAATTTACCGAAACGGCCTTCTGCCCCCATGCGCCAGGCGACAATTGCGCCTGCCGCAAGCCGGCCACGGGCCTGTTCGAGACCCTCTCCGCCCGCCACGGCCTCGACCCGGCCGCCACGGCGATGATCGGCGACGCGGCTTCGGACATCGCCTTCGGACTGGCCTTCGGCGCGGCCGTCACCATCCTCGTCATGACCGGCCATGGCAGGCGGGATGCCGATAAACTCCAGCTGCCGCACCTTTCCGGCGACGTTTGGGTCCTGGCCGAGCGTCAACCCGCCTGGCCCCATGTCCTGGCCCGCGACCTGCCCGCCGCCGTGGCCTTTCTCCTCGAGGCGGAAACGGCCGGGACGCCCCGCCCATGA
- a CDS encoding glycosyltransferase family 39 protein, whose translation MPTTARRLYPLLLVLLLLAGAVLRLAYLGEPSLWWDEFITLGISQLSIGRMLHILTVVGPSDIGGEFFPPLYHLITHFVLSVSHDDAVLRLLSVASGTASIAVLYGLISEILSRRAGLFAAGLTTFSVYQLHYSRELRPYSLFMLLALLSLWALYRALSRGGALRYVAYALVTMAMCYTSYMASSNIAAEGVFTVWFLGGRLAKKDLPLRTAIKKGLALLAAVAVVGLCYLPWIPAYRNIFTLLRSKGVSPGIPADFPLTVLTEFGAYAAERHGLPWLPLALLGLAGCVIAARRRYRDGLVLLGAFAFMPVVAFLVAGTQLEISSRYVFNAYYLLMAMAGLAMAVLLDRIAAHLDLSEKSTAWAVPLVGICLCVVVNIPNLRSLGIYYRRETSYSKELADYLAWNKNDVRYLFYQSNRNPKLIADWYLPHVFENLSHYTPQGYKRTYHLIQSDLTPPQTPFFPHKRITIQDTTVSAIGLVSTAPVVLYPDAKGAARFVEDFTTYNFYADCDEAVNLGPESRYHTLSHYDYEKPGHATYTFQAAAGTRITAAKLSLMFSATFLEGVPSDSRIGVSVAVGDAPFTEIGTVTGKDFLGPDGKLIAPNHEKRRFITKTYDLPAIDPGTEKVRLRLDYGPVANPGIIEAIRIEASATMAGRPTGPGPAEAALLRAAGHNALATWHPGEPLVDADALYVFPAGPDIPQGPANPASALAPFLAAHPGIEPVFAIPGENGEPAYLFYDPDLTDPFVALAQNVPVTARLGETPPRNVPAIKLSGALNRPRLRIGDTELAVPVLAPPPTTLLLGTDGVGVLRFEPSFAREKEALAAFPLAWNIRKNDGEDCLSCKAPGPCSVTVPISSAYPIKTLRILSYPRVFADKAGKNTVTVSFSPDGTHFRPLDTLHSDRSGLWQGLMVRRVSVMRFRRPITNGFVRFDLSGQGAQLWSRDVTRMRIEAVLDASRFRGLTESAPTFPLKLEDNAGASLSLFLSPRPQPYLPGLQDDF comes from the coding sequence ATGCCAACCACCGCCCGTCGTCTGTATCCCCTGCTGCTCGTCCTGCTGCTCCTGGCCGGGGCGGTCTTGCGTCTGGCCTATCTCGGCGAACCCTCGCTGTGGTGGGACGAATTCATCACGCTCGGCATCTCCCAGCTTTCCATCGGCCGCATGCTCCACATCCTGACCGTGGTCGGCCCGTCGGACATCGGCGGCGAGTTCTTCCCGCCGCTCTATCATCTGATCACCCACTTCGTGCTCTCCGTCAGCCATGACGATGCCGTGCTGCGACTTTTGAGCGTCGCCAGCGGCACGGCCTCCATCGCCGTGCTCTACGGGCTGATCAGCGAAATCCTGTCGCGCCGGGCCGGGCTTTTCGCCGCCGGGCTCACCACCTTTTCCGTCTACCAGCTTCATTATTCCCGGGAACTGCGGCCCTACAGCCTCTTCATGCTGCTGGCCCTGCTGTCGCTTTGGGCGCTCTACCGGGCGCTTTCGCGCGGCGGCGCTCTCCGCTACGTCGCCTACGCCCTGGTCACCATGGCCATGTGCTACACGTCCTACATGGCCAGCTCCAACATCGCGGCCGAGGGCGTGTTCACGGTATGGTTCCTGGGCGGCCGGCTGGCGAAAAAGGACTTGCCGCTGCGGACAGCGATCAAGAAAGGACTGGCCCTGTTGGCCGCCGTGGCCGTGGTCGGGCTGTGCTACCTGCCGTGGATTCCGGCCTATCGCAACATCTTCACATTGCTGCGGTCCAAAGGCGTTTCCCCCGGCATCCCGGCCGATTTCCCCCTCACCGTGCTGACGGAATTCGGGGCCTACGCGGCCGAACGCCACGGCCTGCCCTGGCTGCCCCTGGCCTTGCTGGGACTGGCCGGCTGCGTCATCGCCGCCAGACGCCGCTACCGCGACGGGCTGGTGCTGCTCGGGGCCTTTGCCTTCATGCCGGTGGTGGCCTTTCTCGTCGCCGGCACCCAGCTCGAAATCAGCTCCCGCTACGTCTTCAACGCCTATTACCTGCTCATGGCCATGGCCGGGCTGGCCATGGCCGTACTCCTCGATCGCATCGCCGCCCATCTGGACCTGTCCGAAAAAAGCACCGCCTGGGCCGTGCCCCTGGTCGGCATCTGCCTGTGCGTTGTCGTCAACATCCCCAACCTGCGCTCGCTCGGGATCTACTATCGCCGCGAAACGTCCTATTCCAAGGAACTGGCCGATTATCTCGCCTGGAACAAGAACGACGTGCGCTACCTGTTCTACCAGAGCAACCGCAATCCCAAGCTCATTGCCGACTGGTACCTGCCCCACGTCTTTGAAAACCTTTCCCATTATACGCCGCAGGGCTACAAGCGCACGTATCATCTGATCCAAAGCGATCTGACGCCGCCCCAAACGCCCTTCTTCCCGCACAAGCGCATCACCATCCAGGATACCACGGTCTCGGCCATCGGCCTTGTCAGCACGGCCCCGGTGGTGCTCTACCCGGACGCGAAAGGCGCGGCGCGCTTCGTCGAGGACTTCACCACCTACAACTTCTACGCCGACTGCGACGAAGCGGTGAACCTCGGCCCCGAAAGCCGCTACCACACCCTGTCCCACTATGATTACGAAAAGCCCGGCCATGCGACCTATACCTTCCAGGCCGCCGCCGGAACACGCATTACCGCCGCGAAGCTGTCGCTGATGTTCTCGGCCACGTTCCTTGAAGGCGTGCCGTCGGATTCGCGCATCGGCGTGTCCGTGGCCGTCGGCGACGCGCCCTTTACGGAAATCGGCACGGTGACCGGCAAGGACTTTCTCGGCCCGGACGGCAAGCTGATCGCCCCCAATCATGAAAAGCGCCGCTTCATCACCAAAACCTATGACCTGCCGGCCATCGATCCGGGCACCGAAAAGGTCCGCCTGCGCCTGGATTACGGCCCGGTGGCCAACCCCGGCATCATCGAGGCCATCCGCATCGAGGCGAGCGCCACCATGGCTGGTCGGCCGACCGGTCCCGGCCCGGCCGAAGCCGCGCTTCTTCGCGCCGCCGGGCATAACGCCCTGGCCACGTGGCATCCCGGGGAGCCCCTCGTCGATGCCGACGCACTCTACGTTTTCCCAGCCGGTCCGGACATTCCCCAGGGCCCGGCCAATCCCGCAAGCGCCCTGGCCCCGTTTCTGGCCGCCCATCCCGGCATCGAGCCCGTGTTTGCCATCCCCGGCGAAAACGGTGAACCGGCCTATCTTTTTTACGATCCGGACCTGACCGATCCCTTCGTCGCCCTGGCGCAAAATGTTCCGGTCACGGCCCGCCTGGGCGAAACGCCGCCCCGCAACGTTCCGGCCATCAAGCTCTCCGGCGCGCTCAACCGCCCCAGGCTGCGCATCGGCGACACGGAGCTTGCCGTGCCGGTGCTGGCCCCGCCGCCGACGACCCTGCTCCTCGGCACGGACGGCGTCGGCGTACTGCGCTTCGAGCCGAGCTTCGCCCGGGAAAAGGAAGCCCTGGCCGCCTTTCCGCTGGCCTGGAACATCCGCAAGAACGACGGCGAGGACTGCCTGTCCTGCAAGGCCCCGGGCCCTTGCTCGGTCACCGTGCCCATAAGCTCCGCCTACCCGATCAAGACCCTGCGCATCCTGTCCTATCCCCGCGTGTTCGCGGACAAGGCCGGCAAAAATACGGTCACCGTGTCCTTCTCCCCGGACGGGACCCATTTCAGGCCCCTGGACACCCTGCATAGCGACCGCTCGGGCCTGTGGCAGGGGCTCATGGTGCGGCGCGTGTCGGTCATGCGCTTTCGCCGCCCCATCACCAACGGCTTCGTCCGCTTCGATCTTTCCGGCCAGGGCGCGCAGCTCTGGTCGCGCGACGTGACCCGCATGCGCATCGAGGCCGTGCTCGACGCATCCAGGTTTCGCGGTCTGACCGAAAGCGCCCCGACCTTCCCGCTCAAGCTCGAAGACAACGCCGGCGCGTCCCTGTCCCTATTCCTCTCGCCACGGCCCCAGCCTTATCTGCCGGGCCTGCAGGACGATTTCTGA
- the mnmA gene encoding tRNA 2-thiouridine(34) synthase MnmA, with product MRIAVAVSGGADSLLALGLLHAEGHEVFAIHAHFLPPDDKQTALAAAITAQCAAIGVPFQALDLSKAFRARVIEPFIAAYVAGETPNPCAACNRDLKFGLLAEAARSLGADKIATGHYARLADTAEGTALFRGADATRDQSYFLSLVPQSALARAVFPLARRKKVDNPEALAAQGLAPPLPRESREVCFVPGDDYRAFLEASGVPLSGPGPIALPDGTILGAHQGLWRHTIGQRKGLGVGWREPLYVLAKDAAANTLRVGPKKDLLATSCRAREVNVLVPPERWPETVLGQTCYRMAPRPARAVIAADGSLDIVFEAPLPRPTPGQVATLYDAAGRVLAGGVIVA from the coding sequence ATGCGCATAGCCGTAGCCGTTTCCGGCGGCGCGGACAGCCTCCTTGCCCTGGGCCTGCTGCACGCCGAAGGGCATGAGGTCTTCGCGATCCACGCCCATTTTCTGCCCCCGGACGACAAACAAACAGCTCTCGCGGCGGCCATTACCGCCCAATGCGCGGCCATCGGCGTCCCCTTCCAGGCCCTCGACCTGTCGAAGGCTTTCCGGGCCCGCGTCATCGAGCCCTTCATCGCCGCCTACGTTGCCGGCGAGACCCCCAATCCCTGCGCCGCCTGCAACCGCGACCTGAAATTCGGCCTGCTGGCCGAGGCCGCGCGCTCCCTTGGCGCGGACAAGATCGCCACCGGCCACTATGCCCGGCTTGCGGACACTGCCGAGGGCACGGCCCTTTTTCGCGGCGCGGACGCCACGCGCGACCAGAGCTATTTCCTGTCCCTGGTGCCGCAAAGCGCCCTGGCCCGGGCCGTTTTCCCCCTGGCCCGGCGCAAAAAAGTCGACAATCCCGAGGCCTTGGCCGCCCAGGGCCTGGCTCCGCCCCTGCCCCGGGAATCCCGCGAGGTCTGCTTCGTGCCCGGCGACGACTACCGCGCCTTTCTGGAGGCAAGCGGCGTTCCCCTCTCCGGCCCCGGCCCCATTGCGCTCCCGGACGGCACGATCCTCGGCGCGCACCAGGGTCTGTGGCGGCACACCATCGGCCAACGCAAGGGCCTTGGCGTGGGCTGGCGCGAGCCGCTCTACGTCCTGGCCAAGGACGCCGCCGCCAACACGTTGCGCGTCGGCCCGAAAAAGGACCTCCTGGCCACATCCTGCCGCGCCCGGGAGGTCAACGTGCTCGTCCCGCCGGAGCGCTGGCCGGAAACGGTCCTGGGGCAGACCTGCTACCGCATGGCCCCGCGTCCGGCCCGGGCCGTAATCGCGGCGGACGGCAGTCTGGACATCGTGTTCGAAGCACCGCTCCCCCGCCCCACCCCCGGGCAGGTGGCCACCCTGTACGATGCGGCGGGCCGCGTGCTCGCCGGCGGCGTTATTGTAGCGTAG
- the gatA gene encoding Asp-tRNA(Asn)/Glu-tRNA(Gln) amidotransferase subunit GatA has protein sequence MSEICRLSLTGVRDKLAAGEIKAEEAVAACLGRIEATEPRIKAVLTLTAEAAQEQAKTMDAAGPDTGKRLWGVPVLIKDAICVADAPTTCASKILENFVPFYDAACIAKLRDAGAIILGKANMDEFAMGSSTENSAFKVTANPWDTSRVPGGSSGGSAAAVASGQCFAALGTDTGGSIRQPAAFCGTLGIKPTYGRVSRYGLVAYGSSLDQIGPLARNAADAAAMLTVISGHDPRDSTSAPREVPDFEAAIADAKDLSGLTIGLPDEYWGDGVDEEVRAACQSAVDTAQKLGANVVPVSLPHTPYAVATYYIVAMAEASSNLARFDGVRYGYRAPDAKSLEELYELSRSRGFGHEVKRRIVIGTYVLSAGYYDAYYRKAAQVRRLIRQDFLDAFSKCDVICGPTSPFAAFPIGQMSGDPLKMYLSDIFTISLNLAGLPGLSMPVGLGKDSNMPIGMQLFGPAFDETTILRTAKVLGDALPGLPEPAGL, from the coding sequence ATGTCCGAGATTTGCCGTCTGTCCCTGACCGGAGTCCGCGACAAACTGGCCGCCGGGGAAATCAAGGCCGAGGAAGCCGTCGCCGCCTGCCTGGGCCGCATCGAAGCCACCGAGCCCAGGATCAAGGCCGTCCTCACCCTCACCGCCGAGGCCGCCCAGGAGCAGGCCAAGACCATGGACGCCGCCGGTCCGGACACCGGCAAACGCCTGTGGGGCGTGCCGGTGCTCATCAAGGACGCCATCTGCGTGGCCGACGCCCCCACCACCTGCGCCTCCAAGATCCTGGAAAATTTCGTTCCCTTCTACGATGCCGCCTGCATTGCCAAGCTGCGGGACGCCGGCGCGATCATCCTCGGCAAGGCCAACATGGACGAGTTCGCCATGGGATCCTCCACGGAAAATTCCGCTTTCAAGGTCACGGCCAACCCCTGGGACACCTCCCGCGTCCCCGGCGGATCGAGCGGCGGATCGGCCGCCGCCGTGGCCTCCGGCCAATGCTTCGCGGCGCTCGGCACCGACACCGGCGGCTCCATCCGCCAGCCCGCCGCCTTTTGCGGGACGCTGGGCATAAAGCCCACCTACGGCCGCGTGTCGCGCTACGGACTGGTCGCCTACGGCTCGAGCCTCGACCAGATCGGCCCCCTGGCCCGCAATGCCGCCGACGCCGCCGCCATGCTCACCGTCATTTCCGGCCACGATCCCCGGGATTCCACCTCCGCCCCGCGTGAGGTCCCGGATTTCGAGGCCGCCATCGCCGACGCCAAAGATCTCTCCGGCCTCACCATCGGCCTGCCGGACGAATACTGGGGCGACGGTGTGGACGAGGAAGTGCGCGCCGCCTGCCAGTCGGCCGTGGATACGGCCCAAAAACTCGGCGCCAACGTCGTGCCCGTCTCCCTGCCCCACACCCCCTACGCCGTGGCCACCTACTACATCGTGGCCATGGCCGAAGCCTCCTCCAACCTGGCCCGGTTCGACGGCGTGCGCTACGGCTACCGCGCCCCGGACGCCAAGTCGCTGGAAGAGCTCTACGAACTGTCGCGCTCCCGGGGATTCGGCCACGAAGTCAAGCGCCGCATCGTCATCGGCACCTACGTGCTCTCGGCCGGCTACTACGACGCCTACTACCGCAAGGCGGCCCAGGTCCGACGCCTCATCCGCCAGGATTTCCTCGACGCCTTCAGCAAATGCGACGTCATCTGCGGCCCGACCTCGCCCTTCGCCGCCTTCCCCATCGGCCAGATGTCCGGCGACCCACTCAAGATGTACTTGAGCGACATCTTTACGATTTCCTTGAACCTTGCCGGCCTGCCCGGACTCTCCATGCCCGTGGGTCTCGGCAAGGACTCGAACATGCCCATCGGCATGCAGCTCTTCGGCCCGGCCTTCGACGAAACAACCATCTTGCGCACGGCCAAGGTCCTCGGCGACGCCTTGCCGGGACTGCCCGAACCGGCGGGATTGTAA
- the gatC gene encoding Asp-tRNA(Asn)/Glu-tRNA(Gln) amidotransferase subunit GatC has product MKISPEEAAKVAKLARLRFDEEALAGFAGQMEDILAYMDTLGAVDTEGVEPLYSPVLHATPLREDKAQKTCPRDKVLANAPATDGQFFVVPKIV; this is encoded by the coding sequence ATGAAGATCAGCCCGGAAGAAGCGGCCAAGGTGGCCAAACTGGCGAGGCTTCGTTTCGACGAGGAGGCCCTGGCCGGATTCGCCGGCCAGATGGAAGACATCCTGGCCTACATGGACACCCTTGGCGCGGTGGATACCGAAGGCGTGGAGCCGCTTTACAGCCCGGTGCTGCACGCGACGCCCCTGCGCGAGGACAAGGCGCAAAAGACCTGCCCCCGCGACAAGGTGCTGGCCAACGCGCCGGCCACCGACGGCCAGTTCTTCGTCGTGCCGAAGATTGTGTAA
- a CDS encoding penicillin-binding protein activator yields MHAKTSLIRLSPRLAAGLVLCLVLTTLSGCGGLFSGSKTPPPTPQAPTPTPTVVTPAPPPTPVSQNTVAVLLPLGGPFRELGGKVQKGIKAAQDELAAAGTPLDVIVIDATQPDWVNTLRNLPPEVGVVGGPMHPLTLKELQSTGLLQSRVFLAFLSNLGDAREGIDAWRFFPSAADEIDALLRLSLTNYGINQFGILRPGDRYGQSMGEAFALAASQLGGQITATGVYSPQDATGWDATVLEMLKTGGGRPGFGAVFIPDDWARADKVLANFFRNKVDDLLILGPQLWTEALYRAAANKTPININNYRLAVCPGAWWPESQGKATQDLLAAMRAAGDDHPDMWEALGYDFTRFAARLGRLPQGTPPQDVSSRLAQAAKGMDFSMAPLSYGPDGRAHVAMYLFRPSVAGPVLLDPEGFRQRLNAIRQKALENPAPETEQSYSPNPAPAAQPGAPVATPPAQQQPAQQQPASPATVQPAQPQQQPAAPKPQQQQPAPLEPVPAHQQVMSVS; encoded by the coding sequence ATGCACGCCAAGACCTCACTTATCCGCCTCTCCCCCCGCCTTGCCGCGGGGTTGGTATTGTGTCTCGTCCTGACCACCCTTTCGGGTTGCGGCGGTCTTTTCTCCGGATCCAAGACACCGCCGCCGACGCCGCAAGCGCCAACGCCGACGCCGACGGTCGTGACGCCGGCCCCGCCGCCGACGCCTGTGAGCCAGAATACCGTGGCCGTGCTGCTGCCCCTCGGCGGCCCGTTCCGCGAACTCGGCGGCAAGGTGCAAAAGGGCATCAAGGCGGCCCAGGACGAGCTGGCCGCGGCCGGCACGCCCCTGGACGTCATCGTCATCGACGCCACCCAGCCCGACTGGGTCAACACCCTGCGCAACCTGCCGCCGGAAGTCGGCGTGGTGGGCGGGCCGATGCACCCCTTGACGCTTAAGGAACTGCAATCCACCGGATTGCTGCAAAGCCGCGTTTTCCTGGCTTTTCTGTCCAACCTGGGCGATGCCCGCGAAGGTATCGACGCCTGGCGGTTTTTCCCCAGCGCGGCGGATGAGATCGACGCGCTGTTGCGCCTGTCGCTGACCAATTACGGCATCAACCAGTTCGGCATCCTGCGCCCCGGCGACCGCTACGGCCAGTCCATGGGCGAGGCCTTCGCCCTGGCTGCGTCCCAGCTGGGCGGGCAGATCACGGCCACGGGCGTGTATTCGCCCCAGGACGCAACCGGCTGGGATGCGACCGTGCTGGAGATGCTCAAGACCGGCGGCGGCCGGCCCGGTTTCGGGGCCGTGTTCATCCCCGACGACTGGGCCCGGGCGGACAAGGTGCTGGCCAATTTCTTCCGCAACAAGGTCGACGACCTGCTCATTCTCGGCCCGCAGCTGTGGACCGAGGCGCTCTACCGCGCGGCCGCCAACAAGACGCCGATCAACATCAACAACTACCGTCTGGCCGTGTGCCCCGGGGCCTGGTGGCCCGAGAGCCAGGGCAAGGCCACCCAGGACCTCCTCGCGGCCATGCGCGCCGCCGGCGACGACCATCCCGACATGTGGGAGGCCCTCGGCTACGACTTCACCCGGTTCGCCGCCCGCCTGGGACGCCTGCCCCAGGGCACGCCGCCCCAGGACGTCAGCTCCCGCCTCGCCCAGGCCGCCAAGGGCATGGACTTCAGCATGGCCCCCCTGTCCTATGGACCGGACGGCCGGGCCCATGTGGCCATGTATCTCTTCCGTCCGTCGGTGGCCGGGCCGGTGCTGCTCGATCCCGAGGGATTCCGCCAGCGCCTCAACGCCATCAGGCAAAAGGCCCTGGAAAATCCGGCCCCCGAAACCGAGCAGTCCTATTCGCCCAATCCCGCGCCGGCCGCCCAGCCGGGCGCGCCCGTTGCGACCCCACCGGCCCAACAACAGCCGGCCCAACAACAGCCGGCCAGCCCGGCCACGGTCCAGCCCGCGCAGCCACAACAGCAGCCGGCCGCGCCCAAGCCGCAACAGCAACAACCCGCCCCGCTGGAGCCGGTCCCGGCCCACCAGCAGGTCATGTCGGTCTCCTGA